A single genomic interval of Rhodoligotrophos appendicifer harbors:
- a CDS encoding ABC transporter permease has protein sequence MSQAIHQLVLFSRRPAAVFFVSVMPLILLCLFTEIFGNELVEGEAYTTAQFYSPALAVFGVVSACYTYLAVSTASARDQGVLKRIRGTPLPPSTYICARILAVTVIAMASATIVMLAGAAFYGVHLYPEKLPAALIVLVVGSFAFAALGMMVVALCRSNETTQAVANATLLPLAFLSNIFIRPFHDLPLWMTTAADIFPLKHFSLAFGDAFRPDLTGTGFAWQVSDGTYTMLPHLANMAVWGIAAAAIASRFFVWDPADSR, from the coding sequence ATGTCTCAGGCGATCCATCAACTTGTTTTGTTTTCAAGACGACCGGCGGCGGTATTTTTTGTCTCAGTAATGCCCTTAATCCTTCTTTGCCTTTTCACCGAGATCTTTGGCAACGAACTGGTGGAGGGCGAAGCATACACTACGGCTCAATTCTATTCCCCTGCCCTCGCCGTCTTCGGTGTTGTATCGGCCTGTTATACATATCTTGCAGTCTCCACGGCCTCCGCCCGTGACCAGGGTGTCCTGAAACGCATCCGCGGCACTCCGCTGCCGCCGAGCACCTACATTTGCGCCCGAATACTGGCCGTAACTGTAATTGCCATGGCGTCTGCGACGATCGTCATGCTTGCAGGAGCTGCGTTTTACGGCGTGCACCTATATCCTGAGAAATTGCCTGCGGCACTGATCGTTCTCGTTGTGGGTTCGTTCGCTTTTGCAGCGCTCGGAATGATGGTCGTCGCACTTTGCCGTTCAAATGAGACCACCCAGGCTGTCGCGAACGCGACCCTTCTTCCCTTGGCGTTTCTCTCGAACATTTTCATTCGCCCCTTTCACGACCTTCCCCTATGGATGACAACTGCGGCCGATATCTTTCCTTTGAAGCATTTTTCATTGGCGTTCGGCGATGCGTTTCGGCCAGATCTGACGGGAACGGGATTTGCGTGGCAAGTGAGCGATGGCACGTACACGATGTTGCCTCACTTAGCGAATATGGCTGTTTGGGGAATCGCAGCCGCCGCGATAGCGTCCCGATTTTTCGTATGGGATCCTGCTGACAGTCGTTGA